The Juglans microcarpa x Juglans regia isolate MS1-56 chromosome 2S, Jm3101_v1.0, whole genome shotgun sequence genome has a window encoding:
- the LOC121253230 gene encoding OVARIAN TUMOR DOMAIN-containing deubiquitinating enzyme 11-like produces MYGSNNIASASSSSSLNSSFQDTEDDQTIASILAEEEQSKLDGRLGKRLSHLDSIPHTPRVNGEIPDVNDATLDHERLSERLVTYGLAELQMEGDGNCQFRALADQLFRNPDYHKHVRKHIIKQLKHYRKLYEGYVPMEYKSYLKKMKKSGEWGDHVTLQAAADRFGAKISLLTSFRDTCYVEILPKDQNPTKELWLSFWSEVHYNSLYGSGDVPTRVAKKKHWLF; encoded by the exons ATGTATGGAAGCAACAACATTGCAAGTGCAAGCTCTAGCTCCAGTTTGAACAGCAGCTTCCAGGATACAGAGGATGACCAAACCATTGCAAGCATCTTGGCAGAGGAAGAACAATCAAAACTGGATGGCAGGCTTGGGAAGAGGCTCTCCCATTTGGATTCCATCCCT CATACCCCCCGGGTTAATGGGGAGATTCCTGATGTAAATGATGCAACCTTGGACCATGAGCGGCTGTCTGAAAG GTTGGTCACATATGGGTTAGCTGAACTGCAGATGGAGGGTGACGGGAATTGCCAG TTTCGAGCTTTAGCAGACCAGTTGTTTCGCAATCCTGACTATCACAAGCATGTAAGAAAGCACATCATCAAGCAG CTAAAGCATTACAGAAAATTATATGAAGGTTATGTCCCAATGGAGTACAAAAGCTAcctaaagaagatgaaaaa ATCGGGTGAATGGGGAGATCACGTAACTCTACAAGCAGCTGCGGATCGa TTTGGAGCCAAAATCTCTTTACTGACGTCTTTCCGAGACACTTGTTATGTTGAAATCCTCCCCAAAGACCAGAATCCCACTAAAG AACTCTGGCTGAGCTTTTGGAGTGAAGTGCACTACAATTCATTATACGGAAGTGGAG ATGTTCCCACCAGGGTAGCCAAAAAAAAACATTGGCTTTTCTAG